The Peromyscus maniculatus bairdii isolate BWxNUB_F1_BW_parent chromosome 6, HU_Pman_BW_mat_3.1, whole genome shotgun sequence genomic interval caaaaacacccatacacataaaataaactcaaaaaaaaaaaaaaaaaaaaaaaaagatgagaaagacTATTAGAAGAACGCTAAAAGGGTAGAGTTGACCTCTATCGTTTTCCTTACGAGCATACTGCCTTCACAGGATTACCAAGGAAAGGGCGAGAATTTTGCTGAACAGGGGGCCGGAGGAGACACTGGGAAGTAAGACACAGAGGGTTCCAGAGAGATTTTAAAGGAAAGGTGCTGGAGTGGAGGTGGTGATAGGGGACAATCGTTCAAGCCAGAGTCTGGAGACGGAACGATCCATTGGGAGCTGTCGCTGGAACCTATGGGAAGAATACGAACTGGAAAAGGGCGGATGGATGTTAAGGAAGTAAATGACAGCATTACGCTGCTGTGACAAAGGCAAGATTAGATTCTATCTTGGTACCTGAAAGTGTGTGGGCGCAGTTCTTGGGAGGGGGCAAAGGAGCGCGGAGCTCACGTTCAAATGCTGTAAGGTGCTTGTTGAGACAGTTAAGTATCTGGTAGGCGTTGGTTGATACAGCGGTCCGAGATAGAGACACGAGTCTGGATTAGCTGGAAGCGTGTAAACCTTCCCAGAGTTGAGAGCTGGGGATGGACAGGGCAGTTCAGCTAAGCTCGTGGATTTAGAAGTAGGGAGAGAACAGGAGCAGGGTTAAGAAAAGCGGAgaaaagacccaaagagggagCCATGTTGAAAGCTAGGGGAACAAGAATCGTGGCGACAGATGCCTCCCAGAGGCCAAAGAGGAGAATGGCACTCGCATCCAATCCTCAGCCAAACGATTCCGAGGAGCAAAGAGGTGGGGATTGGGCGAGCCACGGACGAGGGTAAGGTCAGGGAGGCGACTTCTTTCGTTCCCTTCAGAGCCTGCCGATAAAAGACAGGAAAGGTTAGCCCTGAAGCGTCATGTAAAGCTTCAGGGGAAAATCCGATACTCTTGAGGGGAGTGGTTGTCGCCTTTTGTGctcttggaggaggagggaggctctTTTTTGGGTTTTCCAGCTCTGAACTGGGCAAACAAAACCCTTAACTTATCATACTAAAATAAACAGCTCCGCGAAAGTCTTCTGCCTTTAAAAACCCTTGGGTGTAAATCGGGAGCTTTAATGTGGCGTTCATCGattggtaaataaaataaaaagaaatccgtCATTTCCGGTACCGCAGGATGTAAACCATTGCGTCTAGCTCCTGCCCTCCCATTGGCTGTTTGAGGCAGCTCCGCTTTCAGCCAATCAAACTACTATTCCTTCACCCCTCCCGACAGATCTTATAAATTACACCAAATTGCTTCACCTTTCCATATCGTTTGCTTGAAAAAGCAGCAGTTATTGCCTATTCTGCCATCATGTCTGGTCGCGGAAAGCAAGGAGGCAAGGCCCGCGCCAAGGCTAAGTCGCGTTCGTCCCGCGCCGGCCTGCAGTTCCCGGTGGGGCGCGTGCACCGGCTGCTGCGCAAGGGCAACTACGCGGAGCGCGTGGGCGCCGGCGCGCCTGTGTACATGGCGGCCGTGCTGGAGTACCTGACGGCCGAGATCCTGGAGCTGGCGGGCAACGCGGCCCGCGACAACAAGAAGACGCGCATCATCCCGCGCCACCTGCAGCTGGCTGTGAGGAACGATGAGGAGCTGAACAAGCTGCTAGGAGGTGTCACCATCGCCCAGGGCGGCGTCCTGCCCAATATCCAGGCTGTCTTATTACCAAAGAAAACGGAGAGCCACAAACCCGGCAAGAACAAATAAGTTAATATTCCCTTTCCATCCATAAAGGCTCTTTTAAGAGCCACCAAAGAGTCAACGGAAGGGCTGATAACAACAAACTAGAGCATTAGCTCTTTGTAGGAAGACTTGGTGGCTCTAAAAAGAGCCGTTTTGTTTTGGGTTGACGTCAGTTTCACTTGCTCTTGGCCTTGTGGCTCTCGGTCTTCTTGGGCAGCAGCACCGCCTGGATGTTGGGCAGGACGCCGCCCTGCGCGATGGTCACTTTGCCCAGCAGCTTGTTGAGCTCCTCGTCGTTGCGGATGGCCAGCTGCAGGTGGCGCGGGATGATGCGCGTCTTCTTGTTGTCGCGGGCCGCGTTGCCCGCCAGCTCCAGGATCTCGGCCGTCAGGTACTCCAGCACGGCCGCCATGTACACGGGCGCGCCGGCGCCCACGCGCTCCGCGTAGTTGCCCTTGCGCAGCAGCCGGTGCACGCGCCCCACCGGGAACTGCAGGCCGGCGCGGGACGAACGCGACTTGGCCTTGGCGCGGGCCTTGCCTCCTTGCTTTCCGCGACCAGACATGACTTTAATCTACAGTAAAACCAACTCTTGCAGACTTTACTACAGTACTAGGGTGTACCGGCATAAGGCCTTTATAAGCTTTCCTAGGGGTGGGGTCAGGAGCCAGCTTTTCATTGGTCGTAATTTGGCCCCAGAGAAGTCCAATGAAATCTGGAAGTCAGAGTCTTTGTTAGGTAGG includes:
- the LOC102904968 gene encoding histone H2A type 2-B translates to MSGRGKQGGKARAKAKSRSSRAGLQFPVGRVHRLLRKGNYAERVGAGAPVYMAAVLEYLTAEILELAGNAARDNKKTRIIPRHLQLAVRNDEELNKLLGGVTIAQGGVLPNIQAVLLPKKTESHKPGKNK
- the H2ac20 gene encoding histone H2A type 2-C; the encoded protein is MSGRGKQGGKARAKAKSRSSRAGLQFPVGRVHRLLRKGNYAERVGAGAPVYMAAVLEYLTAEILELAGNAARDNKKTRIIPRHLQLAIRNDEELNKLLGKVTIAQGGVLPNIQAVLLPKKTESHKAKSK